The sequence ATCATCCACACCATTCAAAATAGCAGCTTGCACTGCAGCACCATAAGCTACGGCCTCGTCTGGGTTGATGTTCTTGCATAGTTCCTTCCCATCAAAGAATTCCTGCAATAGAGACCGAACCTTTGGAATTCTTGTCGAACCTCCAACGAGCAAAATTTGGTGAACACTGCTCTTGTTCATCTTAGCATCCTTCAAACACTTCTCAACAGGTTCCAAACATTTCTCGAACAAATCCATGTTCAACTCCTCAAATCTAGCACGGGTGATGTGTGACTGAAAATCAATTCCTTGATGCAACGAATCAATATCAATGAATGTGTTGTAAGCAGTTGAGAGGGTCCTCTTTGCCCTCTCACATGCAGTTCTCAATTTCGCAAGAGCCTTTGGGTCTCTGCTAATGTCTCTCTTGTGTTTTCTCTCGAACTCTTGAATATAGTGATTTATCATCCTGTTATCAAAATTCTCTCCTCCGAGAAGGGTATCTCCTGCTGTAGCCTTGACTTCAAAGATACACTCGTCAATG comes from Papaver somniferum cultivar HN1 chromosome 7, ASM357369v1, whole genome shotgun sequence and encodes:
- the LOC113294212 gene encoding heat shock cognate 70 kDa protein-like is translated as THVVTVPAYFNNSQRQATMDAGKIAGLKEMRIINEPTAAGLAYGLHMKATSDGVKNVLIFDLGGGTFDVSLITIDECIFEVKATAGDTLLGGENFDNRMINHYIQEFERKHKRDISRDPKALAKLRTACERAKRTLSTAYNTFIDIDSLHQGIDFQSHITRARFEELNMDLFEKCLEPVEKCLKDAKMNKSSVHQILLVGGSTRIPKVRSLLQEFFDGKELCKNINPDEAVAYGAAVQAAILNGVDDVELQDCVLVDVTPLSLGIRTHGGVMGVLIPRNTTIPTSKEMVFIWKGKDLTELIASGREKLAVSGGGAPMEANAIRDGAAGGEERGGREN